A window from Cherax quadricarinatus isolate ZL_2023a chromosome 94, ASM3850222v1, whole genome shotgun sequence encodes these proteins:
- the LOC138855441 gene encoding zinc finger protein 84-like: protein MEKHKDHKPYQCSECLKCFCVKNGLVKHMRVHTGDKPFQCSECLKCFSQKGHLVSHMRVHTGVTAYQCSECLKCFSEKSSLVRHMRVHTGDKPYQCSECLKCFSEKSNLVKHERVHTGDKPYQCSECLKCFSEKSSLVKHKRVHTGDKPYQCSECLKCFSEKGNLVIHVRVHTGDKPYQCSECLKDFSAKGTLVKHMRVHTGHKPYQCSECLKCFNEKASLVKHMRVHTGEKPYQCAECLKCFTVKDSLVNHVRVHTGDKPYQCSECLKCFSNKAHLVTHMRVHTGDKPFQCPECLKCFSQKSNLVTHVRTHTGDKPYQCSECLKYFSKKTYLMRHTREHSGDKTC from the coding sequence ATGGAAAAACATAAAGAtcataaaccatatcaatgttcagagtgtctgaaatgtttttgTGTAAAAAATGGTCTTGTtaaacatatgagagtacatacaggagataaaccatttcagtgttctgagtgtctgaagTGTTTTAGTCAAAAAGGCCATCTTGTgtcacatatgagagtacatacaggagttacagcatatcagtgttcagagtgtctgaaatgttttagtgaaaaaagcagtcttgtgagacacatgagagtacatacaggagataaaccataccaATGTTCAGAGTGCCTGAAATGTTTTAGCGAAAAAAGCAATCTTGTGAAACACgagagagtacatacaggagataaaccatatcaatgttcagagtgcctgaaatgttttagtgaaaaaagcagtcttgtgaaacacaagagagtacatacaggagataaaccatatcaatgttcagagtgtctgaaatgttttagtgaaaAAGGCAATCTTGTGATACATGTGAGAgtgcatacaggagataaaccatatcaatgttcagagtgtctgaaagatTTTAGTGCAAAAGGCACTCTTGTGAAACATATGAGAGTGCATACAGgacataaaccatatcaatgttcagagtgtctgaaatgttttaatgAAAAAGCCAGTCTTGTAAAACACATGAGAGtgcatacaggagagaaaccatatcaatgtgcagagtgtctgaaatgttttactgtAAAAGACAGTCTTGTTAACCatgtgagagtacatacaggagataaaccatatcaatgttcagagtgtctgaaatgttttagtaatAAAGCccatcttgtgacacatatgagagtacatacaggagataaaccatttcagtgtcCTGAGTGTCTGAAGTGTTTTAGTCAAAAAAGCAATCTTGTTACACATGTGAGAacacatacaggagataaaccatatcaatgttcagagtgtctgaaatattTTAGTAAAAAAACCTATCTTATGAGACATACACGAGAACATTCAGGAGATAAAACATGTTAG